In Labrys monachus, the genomic stretch AACCAGACCATCCGCTCCCTCGCCCATACCGGCATCACCATGTTGCTGAGCACCCACGACATCGGCTTTGCGGCGAGCGTCGCCGACCGCATCGTCTTCCTCGACGGCGGCCGCATCGCCGAGGAAGGCGGGCCGGACATCCTCGCCCGCCCCGCCACCCCGGCGCTGGCCTCCTTCCTCCGGCACATGCCGGCCGAGGAAGGGCGCGGCGAGCCGGAGGTCGCGCTCCCCGTAAGCATCGGGCAGAGCGCCGGAGCAGAGCGATGAGCATCAAGACGGATCTCCACGCGGCGGCGAGACGCGCCCTCGGCGAAGAACTCCATCGCTATGTGCAGGGACAGCCGATCGATCTGGCCGAAGGCGCCGGCGACCCGAACGAGGCGGCCTTCGCCGCCTACCGGCTGATCCCGCGGACGATGCGCGGCCAGGCCGGCATCGACCTCGCCACGCCCTTCTTCGGAGAGGACCTGCCGGCCCCCCTCGCCGTGGGCGCCTATGCCGCCGACCGCCTCCTGTCGCCGGACGGCATCGGCCCGATCGCGAAAGTCTGCCATGCGCTCGGCCTGCCGCTCATCGTCTCCGAGGAATGCATCACGCCGCTGGCGGAGATCGCGGCGATGCATGGCCGGCTCTGGCTGCAGCTGCGCGCCGCCGGGCCGAAGGATCGCGTCCTCCGCCTCGTCGACGAGGCGGCGCGGCACGGCGCCCGGGGCGTGGTGCTGACCGTGCTGGCGCCGGTGCATCCGCGCCCCGGCCTCCATCCGGGCGGCGTCGACATCGCCGGACGCATCGGCGAGCGGGGCTGGAGCACCATCGGCGATCCCTCCGGCGTCGCCGCCCTGCCGCCCTTCCCGGCCTGGAGCTGGACGGATGTCGCCGACGTGCAGCGCCACGCCGCGGCAGCGGGCCTCGCCGTCATCGCCAAGGGCATCCTGCATCCCGACGACGGCGCCGCCGCGCTCGAAACGGGATGCGCCGGGCTGCTGGTCTCCAACATCGGAGCGAGGCAGTTCGGGCGCTGGGTCGCCGCCGTGGACCGTATCGGCACCGTCCGGGCGCGCTGCGGCGACAAGGCCGCGATCCTCGTCGACGGCGGCATCCGCAACGGCGGCGACATCGTGATCGCCAGCCTGCTCGGCGCCGACATCGCGGTCGTCGTGCGGCCGGTGATCCTGGCCCTGGCGGCGGGCGGAGAGAGCGCGGTGCGCCGTCTTCTGCTGTCCCTCATCGACGAGACGGCGGCGATCGCGAGCTGGATGGGCGCGGCGAAGCTCGGCGATCTCGGCGCCGACCAGATCATCCGCGCACAGGCCTAGCCATGCGGGGAAAGCGATCCGGATCCCGATCGACGATAGCGGATGTGGCGGACCGCGCGGGCGTCTCGGCGGCGACGGTATCGCGGGTGCTCAACGGCGGATATCCCGTTTCCAAGCCCATCCGCGACAGGGTGCTCGCCGCCGTCTCGGACATCGATTATGTCCAGAACGCCCATGCTCAGGCCCTCGTCCAGGCGAGGACGGGCATCGTCGGCGTGGTGCTGGCCGACGTGTCGGATCCCTTCTATTCGGAGATCATCCGCCCGATCCAGAGGATCTGCAACGAGAACGGACGCCTGATCGTCATCGGCAGCACGCAGGGC encodes the following:
- a CDS encoding alpha-hydroxy acid oxidase, which encodes MSIKTDLHAAARRALGEELHRYVQGQPIDLAEGAGDPNEAAFAAYRLIPRTMRGQAGIDLATPFFGEDLPAPLAVGAYAADRLLSPDGIGPIAKVCHALGLPLIVSEECITPLAEIAAMHGRLWLQLRAAGPKDRVLRLVDEAARHGARGVVLTVLAPVHPRPGLHPGGVDIAGRIGERGWSTIGDPSGVAALPPFPAWSWTDVADVQRHAAAAGLAVIAKGILHPDDGAAALETGCAGLLVSNIGARQFGRWVAAVDRIGTVRARCGDKAAILVDGGIRNGGDIVIASLLGADIAVVVRPVILALAAGGESAVRRLLLSLIDETAAIASWMGAAKLGDLGADQIIRAQA